A genomic window from Sphingobacterium spiritivorum includes:
- a CDS encoding AAA family ATPase gives MAKADYIISLIKSHYSNEPERFTTIALQIAAHEAKLGHNIVANEIKTIIDKAKETKHKTKTFAPDLQGLIQENVPAVNLSDMIASDDIKSKVNRIIAEFVQRDKLRKHNLENRRKILLSGPPGTGKTLTASILANELGLPLYTILMDKMVTKFMGETSAKLRQVFDLIEQRQGVYLFDEFDAIGGERSRDNDVGEMRRVLNSFLQFIERDNSDSLIIAITNNKELLDQALFRRFDDVILYNLPSLEEKEELLKNRLAQFARKIKFKDLLPNINGLSHAEISLACIDAIKETILNDKQPMNNELILRAIKDRNAAYHK, from the coding sequence ATGGCAAAGGCAGACTACATCATATCGTTAATTAAATCGCACTATAGTAATGAACCCGAAAGGTTCACAACAATTGCATTGCAGATAGCTGCCCACGAAGCCAAACTCGGGCATAATATTGTAGCCAACGAGATTAAAACGATTATTGACAAGGCAAAGGAAACCAAACATAAAACCAAAACGTTTGCTCCAGATTTACAAGGCTTGATACAGGAAAACGTTCCTGCGGTAAATCTTTCGGATATGATTGCTTCCGATGACATTAAGTCAAAAGTTAATCGTATCATAGCAGAATTTGTACAACGCGACAAACTTCGTAAACACAATTTAGAAAACCGCAGAAAAATTTTGCTTTCTGGTCCTCCCGGAACAGGAAAGACCCTGACAGCTTCTATCCTTGCCAATGAATTGGGATTACCGCTTTATACCATTTTAATGGATAAGATGGTAACAAAATTTATGGGCGAAACCAGTGCCAAACTTCGTCAGGTGTTTGATTTGATTGAGCAGCGACAAGGCGTTTATCTGTTTGATGAATTTGATGCGATTGGTGGGGAACGAAGCCGTGACAATGATGTGGGTGAAATGCGAAGAGTATTAAACTCTTTTCTCCAGTTCATTGAACGGGATAATTCAGACAGTCTTATTATTGCTATTACCAACAATAAAGAACTTTTAGACCAAGCCCTTTTCCGGAGGTTTGATGATGTTATTTTATACAACCTGCCAAGTCTGGAAGAAAAAGAAGAACTACTTAAAAACAGGCTTGCTCAATTTGCCAGAAAAATCAAATTTAAAGACTTACTGCCCAATATTAACGGTTTGAGCCACGCCGAAATATCACTTGCGTGCATTGATGCCATTAAAGAAACTATCTTGAATGACAAGCAACCAATGAACAATGAATTAATTCTCAGAGCAATCAAAGACCGTAATGCAGCATATCATAAATAA
- a CDS encoding PIN domain-containing protein encodes MGRFKRSKSKKRDRIQKVTDNPKETQYTMLKTLIVFDTNALRSTEAGQVAYRFFAFGKPFQLIEDYINANHLNEHIHLAIPSWAIEELKDQKNRQYLEDVEKYKEVTERLFGLPSFQEIPLPQEEFDCRAYIQEKAEEFLATKQLKKLDIKEELASTVLKSMMSRVLKEEKFKKPFAHSGKYKDAGFKDNIVWESLMHYDDVEAYNKFIFITKDTDYGNCQNEFKDKWNKHIITLKDENSVIAEILKDYELYINEKALYDYTHTEYFLDYLNDKLTQKSEIERETGTFKIENFKIKESSVNIERMPPSEDEDECILVHSSIVIFYKEGAIKKEQEVMMTTKLADEETKDILETTYNPELI; translated from the coding sequence ATGGGTAGATTTAAAAGAAGCAAATCTAAAAAAAGAGATAGAATACAAAAAGTAACGGATAATCCGAAAGAAACGCAATATACTATGCTTAAAACGCTCATAGTTTTTGATACCAATGCACTTCGCAGTACAGAAGCCGGACAGGTGGCATATCGTTTCTTTGCCTTTGGTAAACCCTTTCAGTTGATTGAAGATTACATTAATGCAAATCATCTTAATGAGCATATTCACTTGGCGATTCCATCTTGGGCAATTGAAGAATTAAAAGACCAGAAAAACAGGCAATATTTGGAAGACGTAGAAAAATATAAAGAAGTAACGGAAAGACTATTTGGATTACCCAGCTTTCAAGAAATACCATTACCCCAAGAAGAATTTGATTGCAGAGCATACATACAGGAAAAAGCAGAGGAATTTTTAGCCACCAAACAACTTAAAAAACTGGACATTAAAGAGGAGTTGGCAAGTACTGTTCTTAAAAGTATGATGAGTAGGGTTTTAAAAGAAGAAAAATTTAAAAAACCATTTGCTCATTCCGGAAAATATAAGGATGCTGGTTTTAAAGACAATATTGTTTGGGAAAGTCTGATGCACTACGATGATGTAGAGGCGTATAATAAATTCATTTTTATAACAAAGGATACGGACTATGGTAATTGCCAGAATGAGTTTAAAGATAAATGGAATAAGCATATCATTACGCTGAAAGATGAAAACTCTGTTATTGCAGAAATATTAAAAGACTATGAATTGTATATCAATGAAAAAGCACTTTATGATTATACACATACTGAATATTTCCTGGATTATTTAAATGACAAACTCACACAGAAATCAGAGATTGAAAGAGAAACAGGAACATTTAAAATCGAAAATTTTAAAATAAAAGAGTCTTCTGTAAATATTGAACGAATGCCGCCTTCTGAAGACGAAGACGAATGTATACTGGTACATTCTTCTATAGTTATTTTCTATAAAGAAGGTGCAATTAAAAAAGAGCAAGAAGTTATGATGACGACAAAACTTGCTGACGAAGAAACAAAAGATATTTTAGAAACAACATATAACCCGGAATTGATTTAA
- a CDS encoding restriction endonuclease subunit S, whose product MSNWKTYKLGDLIDVKHGFAFKGEFFSDEPTEDILLTPGNFKIGGGFKTDKFKYYKGDYPKSYVLKEGDILITMTDLSKAGDTLGYSAKIPKHNEVNYLHNQRLGLVQFKSDDIDPDFLYWVLRTQPYQYYIVGSATGSTVKHTSPTRICSYEFQVPKDKKKQKEIAQILSSLDDKIELLQQMNQTLENIAQAIFKEWCCVEEDIIPEGWSWKKLIDIANVSSSKRIFREEYKIGGIPFYRGKEVTQLSNGEAISTELFISEERYNEIKEKFGVPQIGDILITSVGTIGSVWLVDNDSPFYFKDGNVTWVKDYKTVVNGEFVYEWLQTKEAKEQIKSVTIGSTQQALTISALRELKILIPDTETVSKVCNQLGKLNAKRINNLNQIQTLTQTRDTLLPKLMSGQLEIKN is encoded by the coding sequence ATGAGCAACTGGAAAACATATAAGTTGGGGGATTTGATAGATGTAAAACACGGCTTTGCATTTAAAGGTGAGTTTTTTTCTGATGAGCCAACAGAAGATATTCTTTTAACACCTGGTAATTTTAAAATTGGAGGAGGTTTTAAAACGGACAAATTCAAATATTATAAAGGAGATTATCCAAAATCTTATGTTTTAAAAGAGGGTGATATTTTAATCACAATGACCGATTTGAGTAAAGCAGGGGATACTTTGGGTTATTCTGCAAAAATACCAAAGCATAACGAAGTTAACTATTTACATAATCAAAGACTCGGTTTAGTTCAATTCAAAAGTGATGACATCGACCCTGATTTTCTATATTGGGTTTTAAGAACACAACCTTATCAGTATTATATTGTTGGTTCTGCAACTGGCTCTACTGTGAAACATACTTCACCTACAAGAATATGTTCTTACGAATTTCAAGTACCAAAAGACAAAAAAAAACAAAAAGAAATCGCTCAAATCCTGTCTTCATTAGACGACAAAATAGAATTACTTCAACAAATGAACCAAACTCTTGAAAACATAGCACAGGCTATCTTTAAGGAATGGTGTTGTGTTGAAGAGGATATTATTCCAGAAGGTTGGAGTTGGAAAAAATTAATTGATATTGCTAATGTTTCGTCTAGTAAAAGAATTTTTAGAGAGGAATATAAAATAGGTGGTATTCCGTTTTATCGTGGTAAAGAAGTTACTCAATTATCAAATGGTGAAGCAATAAGTACGGAATTATTTATTTCTGAAGAACGATATAATGAAATCAAAGAAAAATTCGGAGTTCCGCAAATAGGAGATATTCTTATTACTTCTGTTGGTACAATAGGTTCTGTGTGGTTAGTTGATAATGATTCCCCTTTTTATTTTAAAGACGGAAATGTTACTTGGGTGAAAGATTATAAAACTGTTGTTAACGGAGAGTTTGTCTATGAATGGCTACAGACAAAAGAAGCAAAGGAACAAATTAAGTCTGTTACAATTGGAAGCACACAACAAGCATTAACTATCTCTGCATTAAGAGAACTAAAAATATTAATTCCCGACACTGAAACGGTTTCAAAAGTATGTAATCAATTGGGGAAATTGAATGCAAAAAGAATTAATAATCTAAATCAAATCCAAACCCTTACCCAAACCCGTGACACATTGTTACCGAAGTTGATGAGCGGACAATTAGAAATAAAAAATTAA
- a CDS encoding S8 family peptidase encodes MALYKHIFITGNVSSEKFKTPQRGGGESNIPARNRMAHSQKLLNQFDAIWQAKAQLQQQRGAEQIATREGTYISFTSAANHDLITKSLEDLRKDIRLLNIKEIPVGDNQTQIRATVYVPNGKEGHFISKIQKYQQEETAKGEPKNAPLVNSIEDVSTALLEGLWTDNPQLIPADATKWCEAWLNVNTKENQEQEQIAQFLTTLENIGIDVKHNDEGVRVIVFPERAVLLINANRTQLIELMLQSDLLAEFRAGQEPAGFWVNENNVEQQNWVNDLLGRIELVDSNVKICLLDSGVNNGHQLLQPLIDDANTLTVDNVWGTDDHEARTGHGTLMAGVAGYGKMEQVLDSQNQVLLTHRLCSVKILPRPHQNGTPKELWGDITAQGIARAEIQNPNMVLVYCMSVTSTEDVNAGRPSSWSGAVDNLAYGEGTNQRLIIVSAGNMKNVYPELNDLIDYPILNYSTSVQNPAQAWNAIIVGAHTEKILVNDAFFANHSILANEGALSPHSTTSLIWEKRWPIKPDVVFEGGNLLKAPDNSIASHEDLELLSTSKSIQIKPFDTVNATSAAAAQASWFAAKVAFEYPDAWAETIRGLIVHSADWNDAMRNQHEKQNNKRDITNLLRTFGFGVPNLDKALYSQESALTFVAQETIQPFNYKEGSSDTETNEIHFFDLPWPSNLLLDMGQIPVKLRVTLSYFIEPGAGEIGWKDKYRYQSHGLRFDVNNIGENEDDFRKRVNKAAREEDEVVNGNAGSNRWVIGANNRSSGSIHSDFWEGTAADLATCNHIAVYPVIGWWRERKHLGKVENKTRYSLIISLETPVQDVELYTTVKAMIEVPIEIQIL; translated from the coding sequence ATGGCGCTATATAAACACATTTTTATTACAGGAAATGTAAGTAGTGAAAAATTTAAAACGCCGCAAAGAGGTGGTGGAGAATCAAATATTCCTGCTCGTAATAGAATGGCTCACAGCCAAAAACTTTTAAATCAGTTTGATGCAATCTGGCAAGCAAAAGCACAATTGCAACAACAACGTGGAGCAGAACAAATAGCAACCAGAGAGGGAACCTATATTTCGTTTACCAGTGCCGCCAACCACGACTTGATTACCAAAAGTCTGGAAGACCTTAGAAAGGATATTCGCTTATTGAATATCAAAGAGATTCCTGTTGGTGATAACCAAACTCAGATACGGGCAACAGTGTATGTCCCTAATGGAAAAGAGGGGCATTTCATTTCCAAAATCCAAAAATATCAGCAAGAAGAAACAGCTAAAGGAGAACCTAAAAATGCTCCTTTAGTAAATAGTATAGAAGACGTAAGCACAGCATTATTGGAAGGTTTGTGGACAGATAATCCACAACTTATTCCGGCAGATGCAACAAAGTGGTGCGAAGCATGGCTAAATGTAAACACAAAAGAAAACCAAGAACAAGAACAGATTGCACAATTTCTTACTACTCTTGAAAACATCGGTATTGATGTTAAGCATAATGACGAAGGAGTAAGAGTCATTGTTTTTCCCGAAAGAGCAGTTCTACTTATCAATGCAAACCGTACACAGTTAATTGAACTAATGCTGCAAAGCGATTTACTGGCAGAATTTAGGGCCGGTCAAGAACCGGCTGGATTTTGGGTAAATGAAAATAATGTAGAGCAACAGAATTGGGTAAATGATTTATTAGGGAGAATAGAACTTGTTGATAGCAATGTAAAGATTTGTTTATTAGATTCAGGTGTAAACAATGGACACCAATTGTTGCAACCACTCATTGATGATGCTAATACGCTGACTGTTGATAATGTCTGGGGAACAGATGACCATGAAGCACGAACAGGACACGGAACATTGATGGCGGGTGTTGCGGGTTATGGAAAAATGGAACAGGTGCTTGACTCACAAAATCAAGTTCTGCTTACGCATAGGCTTTGTTCCGTAAAAATTCTTCCACGCCCCCATCAAAACGGAACACCCAAAGAATTATGGGGTGATATAACTGCACAGGGAATTGCAAGAGCAGAAATTCAAAATCCCAATATGGTTTTGGTTTATTGTATGTCCGTTACTTCAACAGAAGATGTAAATGCTGGGCGACCTTCCTCTTGGTCTGGAGCAGTGGACAACTTAGCTTATGGCGAAGGTACAAATCAGCGATTGATAATTGTTTCAGCCGGTAATATGAAAAATGTTTATCCTGAACTTAATGATTTAATCGACTATCCAATATTAAACTACAGCACTTCTGTTCAGAACCCTGCTCAGGCTTGGAATGCCATAATAGTTGGGGCACACACAGAAAAGATCTTGGTAAATGATGCTTTTTTTGCTAATCATTCAATATTAGCAAATGAAGGGGCCCTTTCCCCACACAGTACTACATCTTTGATTTGGGAAAAAAGATGGCCAATAAAACCCGATGTTGTATTTGAAGGAGGAAATTTACTGAAAGCACCTGATAACAGTATTGCGTCTCACGAAGACTTGGAACTCCTCTCCACTTCAAAATCTATACAAATTAAGCCATTTGATACTGTGAATGCTACAAGTGCAGCCGCCGCACAAGCATCCTGGTTTGCAGCAAAAGTAGCCTTCGAATATCCGGATGCCTGGGCAGAAACCATCAGAGGGTTAATAGTTCATTCTGCTGATTGGAATGACGCGATGCGTAATCAGCATGAAAAGCAAAACAATAAAAGAGATATTACAAATCTGCTACGAACTTTTGGTTTTGGAGTTCCCAATTTAGACAAGGCTTTATACAGTCAGGAGAGCGCATTGACATTTGTTGCACAAGAAACCATTCAACCCTTTAATTACAAAGAAGGAAGTAGCGATACCGAAACGAATGAAATTCACTTTTTCGATCTTCCCTGGCCAAGCAATTTATTATTGGATATGGGACAAATACCTGTTAAATTGCGGGTTACCCTATCCTATTTTATAGAACCGGGGGCGGGTGAAATTGGCTGGAAAGATAAATATCGTTATCAATCGCACGGTTTACGTTTTGATGTAAATAATATTGGTGAAAATGAGGATGATTTTAGAAAACGTGTAAATAAAGCAGCCAGAGAAGAAGATGAAGTAGTAAATGGAAATGCAGGAAGTAATCGTTGGGTAATAGGGGCTAATAACCGTAGTAGCGGCTCAATTCATTCTGACTTTTGGGAAGGTACTGCGGCAGATTTAGCAACCTGTAATCACATCGCTGTTTATCCGGTTATTGGATGGTGGCGTGAGCGGAAACACTTAGGAAAAGTAGAAAATAAAACACGTTATTCCTTGATTATTTCGCTTGAAACTCCTGTCCAAGACGTCGAACTATATACAACAGTCAAAGCGATGATTGAAGTACCAATTGAGATTCAAATCTTATAG
- a CDS encoding type I restriction-modification system subunit M, translated as MTNTLQLEKTLWQAADKLRNNMDAAEYKHVVLGLIFLKYISDAFDEHYEHLKSIEDQTGADPEDKDEYTADKIFYVPPSARWKWLQGRAKLPTIGKDIDDAMDAIEKDNPSLKGVLPKDYARPALDKQRLGELIDLIGSITLSKNGSGKGKDVLGFVFEYFLGQFADAEGKKGGQFYTPQSIVNLLVEILAPEAEKRVYDGACGSGGMFVQSERFIEIHEHRKGKISIFGQESNPTTYKLAKMNLAIRGIDAKIELGDTLMNDKFPELKVDYVIANPPFNVSDYNINKAETHKWKYGIPPTGNANYAWLQHFVSKLAPYGTAGIVLANGSMSSEIATEGQIRKEMIEADLVDCMVALPSQLFYNTQIPACLWFLARNKEGNSKLRNRNHEILFIDARELGTMISRKQRELTDTDIARVAATYHNWRSPEKFATDYKDIPGFCKSANIQDVRKNNYILTPGRYIDFKAVEDDGVAFEEKMKTLTSTLAEQMHKANELDKLIKTNLAKIGFEING; from the coding sequence ATGACCAATACATTACAATTAGAAAAGACCCTTTGGCAGGCAGCCGATAAATTGAGAAACAATATGGATGCTGCCGAATACAAGCATGTGGTATTAGGGTTGATTTTCTTAAAATACATATCAGATGCCTTTGATGAACACTATGAGCATTTGAAATCCATAGAAGACCAAACAGGCGCTGACCCCGAAGATAAGGACGAATATACGGCAGACAAAATATTCTATGTTCCGCCTTCTGCCCGCTGGAAATGGCTTCAAGGCAGGGCCAAATTGCCTACCATAGGAAAAGATATTGACGATGCGATGGATGCCATCGAAAAAGACAATCCGTCCCTAAAAGGTGTTTTGCCCAAAGACTATGCCCGACCTGCATTGGACAAGCAACGTCTGGGAGAATTGATTGACCTGATTGGTTCTATCACATTGAGTAAAAATGGAAGTGGAAAAGGAAAAGATGTTTTAGGATTTGTATTTGAGTATTTCTTAGGACAGTTTGCAGATGCTGAAGGAAAAAAAGGAGGACAGTTTTACACGCCTCAAAGCATTGTCAATTTGTTGGTTGAAATATTAGCTCCTGAAGCTGAAAAAAGAGTATATGACGGTGCCTGCGGTAGTGGCGGAATGTTTGTACAGAGTGAGCGTTTTATAGAGATACACGAGCATCGAAAAGGTAAAATTTCTATTTTCGGACAGGAGAGCAATCCTACTACTTATAAACTGGCTAAAATGAATTTGGCCATTCGGGGTATTGACGCCAAAATAGAATTGGGTGATACGCTGATGAATGATAAATTTCCTGAATTGAAAGTAGACTATGTGATTGCCAATCCTCCGTTTAATGTCAGCGACTATAACATCAACAAAGCCGAAACTCATAAATGGAAATATGGAATCCCTCCCACAGGCAATGCTAACTACGCCTGGTTGCAACATTTTGTAAGCAAACTCGCTCCGTATGGCACAGCAGGTATCGTATTGGCAAACGGCAGTATGAGTTCTGAAATCGCTACTGAAGGACAAATCCGAAAAGAAATGATTGAAGCCGATCTGGTGGACTGTATGGTAGCCTTACCTTCTCAATTATTTTACAACACCCAGATACCGGCTTGCTTATGGTTTTTGGCTCGCAACAAAGAAGGCAACAGCAAACTGCGAAACCGCAATCACGAAATATTGTTTATTGACGCACGTGAATTGGGTACGATGATTAGTCGCAAACAACGAGAACTGACCGACACAGATATTGCCAGGGTAGCAGCAACGTATCACAATTGGAGAAGTCCCGAAAAGTTTGCAACAGATTATAAAGATATTCCGGGATTTTGTAAATCTGCAAATATACAGGACGTACGTAAAAATAATTATATCCTTACTCCGGGCAGATACATTGACTTTAAAGCAGTAGAAGATGATGGTGTGGCTTTTGAAGAAAAGATGAAAACGCTTACAAGCACATTGGCAGAACAAATGCACAAAGCAAATGAGTTGGACAAGCTGATAAAAACTAATCTTGCCAAAATAGGATTTGAAATAAATGGGTAG
- a CDS encoding JAB domain-containing protein, with amino-acid sequence MRTEKDNYQLPEVEISYTPPKHYATINCSSMANAVFRQIWDLSLLSVQEQFYVLFLNQANNVLCWRLIGTGNGKSCIVDNKLLVAIACKTLAQNVIVAHNHPSGNLKPSKSDKQLTNGIQEILYMPDTKLLDHLIISHNGYFSFVDNDMIMNAHTYNCSTAT; translated from the coding sequence ATGCGAACCGAAAAGGACAATTATCAACTTCCTGAAGTTGAAATCAGTTACACCCCACCCAAACATTACGCAACAATTAATTGTAGCAGCATGGCAAACGCAGTTTTCAGGCAAATCTGGGACTTATCGTTGCTCTCTGTACAGGAACAGTTTTATGTGTTATTTCTCAATCAGGCAAACAATGTACTATGCTGGCGACTCATAGGTACAGGCAATGGTAAAAGTTGCATCGTTGACAATAAACTGCTGGTAGCCATTGCCTGTAAGACACTTGCTCAGAATGTAATCGTTGCTCACAATCACCCAAGCGGCAACCTCAAACCGAGTAAATCAGACAAGCAACTTACAAACGGTATTCAGGAAATATTGTATATGCCTGATACAAAACTGCTTGACCACCTTATCATTTCCCACAATGGTTACTTCTCCTTTGTTGATAATGATATGATTATGAATGCTCATACTTACAACTGTAGTACGGCTACTTAG
- a CDS encoding type II toxin-antitoxin system RelE/ParE family toxin, with translation MGERRATLFLKRLTDLRDAETLEDVRHLPGRYHELKETRKGQWACDLDHPYRLIFIPQENPIPTNEDGQYIWFEIVGIEVIEIVDYH, from the coding sequence ATGGGCGAAAGAAGAGCCACACTTTTTTTAAAAAGGTTGACTGATTTGCGGGACGCTGAAACACTTGAGGATGTAAGACACTTACCGGGGCGATATCATGAGCTCAAAGAAACACGCAAAGGACAGTGGGCTTGCGACCTTGATCATCCTTATCGTCTTATTTTTATACCACAAGAAAATCCCATACCCACCAATGAAGACGGGCAATACATCTGGTTCGAAATTGTAGGTATAGAGGTTATTGAAATAGTAGATTACCATTAA
- a CDS encoding ImmA/IrrE family metallo-endopeptidase: MATVNEFYSDIAFHPGETLTEKLEELKMGPKEFAIRTGKPEKTIIAILKGDSSITPEMAILFESVLKIPASFWIKRQFSFDEFKAREKRALTVEEAKDWAKRFPIADMVKCQWLNAKTKVEEKVEELFHFFGVSSPDAWKDYFFNQQLKVAFRISLAHTKEPYAISAWIRQGEIQANRLNCGAYSEAKFKKTLKEIKTIMATQPDNFFEQLQQLCLACGVKVVYTPCIKKAPLSGATRWIDDNPLIQLTGRYKQNDRFWFTFFHEAGHILLHGKKDIFLEDIDYSDADLQKEAEANNFAVEWTFSNEQEEEVLNATPLTIENIEEFAKLFNTHPAMIIGRFHKKGLLHYAEGRDFFVKLEFSDN; encoded by the coding sequence ATGGCAACTGTAAACGAATTTTATTCAGACATAGCATTCCATCCAGGCGAAACCCTGACAGAGAAATTGGAGGAGCTGAAAATGGGCCCCAAAGAATTTGCTATCCGTACCGGTAAACCAGAAAAAACAATTATTGCTATCCTCAAAGGTGATAGTTCCATCACCCCAGAAATGGCTATTCTTTTCGAAAGTGTTTTAAAAATTCCTGCTAGTTTTTGGATTAAGCGACAATTCAGCTTTGATGAGTTCAAAGCACGCGAAAAAAGAGCATTAACCGTTGAAGAAGCTAAGGATTGGGCAAAGCGTTTCCCAATTGCCGATATGGTAAAGTGCCAGTGGCTGAACGCAAAAACAAAAGTAGAAGAGAAAGTAGAGGAATTATTTCATTTTTTTGGCGTGAGTTCACCAGATGCGTGGAAAGATTATTTTTTCAACCAACAGTTAAAGGTAGCATTTCGAATATCATTAGCACACACCAAAGAACCTTATGCTATCTCTGCTTGGATAAGGCAAGGCGAAATACAAGCTAACCGATTAAATTGCGGAGCATATTCAGAAGCTAAATTCAAAAAAACATTAAAAGAAATTAAAACCATAATGGCTACACAGCCTGATAATTTTTTTGAACAATTGCAACAGCTATGTTTGGCTTGTGGAGTAAAAGTAGTTTATACTCCTTGTATAAAAAAAGCCCCTTTGAGTGGTGCAACTCGTTGGATAGATGACAATCCGTTGATACAATTAACAGGCAGATACAAGCAAAATGATCGTTTTTGGTTTACTTTCTTTCACGAAGCAGGACATATTTTATTGCATGGTAAAAAGGATATTTTCTTAGAAGATATTGACTACTCGGATGCAGATTTACAAAAAGAAGCTGAGGCAAATAATTTTGCAGTAGAATGGACATTCTCAAATGAGCAGGAAGAAGAAGTATTAAATGCTACTCCATTAACTATTGAAAACATTGAGGAGTTTGCCAAATTATTCAATACACATCCTGCAATGATTATAGGTCGTTTCCATAAAAAAGGATTATTGCATTATGCAGAGGGAAGAGACTTCTTTGTAAAACTTGAATTTTCAGATAACTAA
- a CDS encoding P-loop NTPase family protein, giving the protein MRIIVLQGMSNTGKTSTLNLLYNMLVPSLATSHGDRIVLGNPTQGDFSETITYHKETIFFFTMGDFPKKLELAIRDARHKGVTTFICACSRLSPPLTAELQRNRTAFISKTVSVITSQQVTFNTADAQITLNLI; this is encoded by the coding sequence ATGAGAATAATTGTTTTACAAGGAATGTCAAACACAGGAAAAACAAGCACCTTAAACTTATTGTATAATATGCTTGTGCCTTCTTTAGCTACTTCACACGGAGATCGAATCGTATTAGGCAACCCAACTCAAGGTGATTTTTCAGAAACAATAACATATCATAAAGAAACTATTTTCTTTTTTACAATGGGTGATTTCCCTAAAAAACTGGAATTAGCAATAAGGGATGCTCGACATAAAGGTGTAACAACTTTTATTTGTGCTTGTAGTCGTTTATCACCACCTTTAACAGCTGAACTACAACGTAACAGGACGGCTTTTATAAGTAAAACGGTTTCTGTTATTACTTCGCAGCAAGTCACTTTTAACACAGCAGACGCACAAATAACATTAAATTTGATTTAA
- the mobA gene encoding conjugal transfer protein MobA yields the protein MEEKNNKRNKGGRKPKLNPKMHRHVFRLTDEENAKFLTLFEASGVPNKAKFIVLLLFGKEIKSVKIDKGTIDFYMRLTSFYSQFRSIGVNYNQIVKMLYHHFSERKAAAFLYKLEKQTAEMALLCQKIVQLT from the coding sequence ATGGAAGAAAAGAACAACAAACGGAACAAGGGAGGACGTAAACCAAAGCTAAATCCCAAAATGCACCGCCATGTCTTTCGATTGACAGACGAGGAAAATGCTAAATTCTTAACGCTTTTTGAAGCATCAGGAGTACCTAATAAAGCAAAGTTTATCGTTTTATTATTATTTGGAAAGGAGATAAAATCGGTCAAAATCGACAAGGGAACGATTGATTTCTATATGCGACTGACTTCCTTTTACAGTCAATTCCGTTCTATCGGAGTAAATTATAATCAGATAGTGAAGATGCTATACCATCATTTTTCAGAGAGAAAAGCCGCTGCTTTTCTATACAAATTAGAAAAGCAAACGGCTGAGATGGCATTGTTGTGTCAAAAAATCGTTCAGTTAACGTAA
- a CDS encoding helix-turn-helix domain-containing protein — protein MEILNKSVGQMLKEAREQSRLTQEQLAQKVGKKRSYISKLETKYGNNIKLQTLKEIVEKGFEGKIKIDIEL, from the coding sequence ATGGAAATATTAAATAAAAGTGTTGGGCAGATGCTCAAAGAAGCCAGAGAACAAAGCAGATTAACACAGGAGCAATTAGCCCAAAAAGTAGGAAAAAAGAGAAGTTACATCTCAAAATTAGAAACAAAGTACGGTAACAACATTAAGCTTCAGACGCTAAAGGAAATCGTAGAAAAAGGTTTTGAGGGAAAAATTAAGATTGACATAGAACTATAA